A window of Chromatiaceae bacterium contains these coding sequences:
- a CDS encoding CoA pyrophosphatase, translating to MWSSRFNAASIAACLAQAAGREESLEEEVASEGAAPQAASVLLPLIRPGYDPKGDPDASWRLLFIRRAEHEADRHSGEVAFPGGRADPGDRDPVATALREAEEEIGLDPRHIQVLGQMRPFRTVSGYRVTPVVGLVTTWPVALRPDPAEVAEIFSLPLDWLREPSHRHTRPWPAPGHPQARQVIFYQEREGRRLWGVSAWITVDFLGCLEPWG from the coding sequence ATGTGGTCCAGTCGCTTTAACGCCGCCAGCATTGCCGCTTGCCTGGCCCAGGCCGCCGGCCGGGAGGAATCGCTAGAAGAAGAGGTCGCCAGCGAGGGGGCCGCGCCCCAGGCCGCCTCCGTCCTCCTGCCGCTGATCCGCCCCGGTTACGACCCTAAGGGGGACCCGGACGCCTCCTGGCGCCTGCTGTTTATCCGTCGCGCCGAGCATGAAGCGGATCGCCATAGCGGCGAGGTGGCCTTTCCCGGCGGGCGCGCCGACCCGGGCGACCGGGACCCCGTGGCCACCGCCCTGCGCGAGGCCGAGGAGGAGATCGGCCTGGACCCCCGCCACATCCAGGTCCTGGGCCAGATGCGCCCCTTCCGGACCGTCAGCGGCTATCGGGTGACCCCCGTGGTGGGCCTGGTCACCACCTGGCCGGTCGCCCTGAGGCCAGACCCCGCCGAGGTGGCGGAGATCTTCAGCCTGCCCCTCGACTGGCTGCGCGAGCCGAGCCACCGTCACACCCGACCCTGGCCAGCCCCTGGCCACCCCCAGGCCCGGCAAGTCATCTTTTACCAGGAACGGGAAGGCCGCCGCCTGTGGGGCGTGAGCGCCTGGATCACCGTCGATTTTCTGGGCTGCCTGGAGCCCTGGGGCTAA
- a CDS encoding ATP-binding protein, whose translation MIARPAHLQRLLRLLHSFPVVAILGPRQVGKTTLARQLAGQWPESVRHFDLEDPEDQARLMDPSFVLKPLTGLVVLDEVQLRPDLFPLLRVLADRPGLPARFLLLGSASPDLTKGAAESLAGRVAFHELDGLALDELAPLAQDRDWIDARWLRGGFPRAWLAEDLAASRDWRESFIRTYLERDLPQLGIKLPALTLRRFWTMLAHYHGQTWNGSELARALSVSDKTLSRYLDILEGTYMATRLPPWHTNLGKREVKAPKVYVADTGLLHSLLRIGAGDDLLAHPKCGASWEGFMLHQVLRRTGAQRGEYFFWGVHSGAELDLLVIKDGRRLGFEIKLTRSPAVTPSMRSAREQLRLDHLYVICHGDGASWPLAEGIDAVPAACLAGPQWPWAAIP comes from the coding sequence ATGATTGCAAGACCAGCCCATCTCCAGCGGCTTTTGCGCCTGCTGCATAGCTTCCCCGTGGTCGCCATTCTGGGCCCCCGGCAGGTAGGCAAGACCACGCTGGCCCGTCAACTGGCAGGGCAATGGCCCGAGTCAGTGCGCCATTTCGATCTGGAGGACCCCGAGGATCAGGCACGTCTCATGGATCCATCCTTCGTTCTCAAGCCCCTGACGGGGTTGGTCGTGCTGGATGAAGTCCAACTCAGGCCCGACCTCTTTCCCCTGTTACGCGTCCTGGCGGACCGGCCAGGGCTACCCGCGCGCTTCCTGCTATTGGGGAGCGCATCGCCCGACCTGACAAAAGGTGCCGCCGAGAGCCTGGCGGGGCGCGTCGCCTTTCATGAACTGGATGGCCTGGCCCTGGATGAATTGGCGCCGCTGGCCCAAGACCGGGACTGGATTGATGCGCGCTGGTTGCGGGGTGGTTTCCCCCGCGCCTGGCTGGCGGAGGATCTGGCCGCCAGTCGCGATTGGCGCGAGTCTTTCATCCGCACCTATCTGGAACGGGATCTGCCGCAACTGGGCATCAAGCTGCCGGCGCTGACGCTGCGCCGTTTCTGGACCATGTTGGCCCATTATCACGGCCAGACCTGGAACGGGAGCGAGCTGGCCCGTGCCCTGAGTGTCAGCGATAAGACCCTGTCCCGCTATCTGGATATCCTGGAGGGAACTTACATGGCCACCCGCTTACCGCCCTGGCACACCAACCTGGGCAAGCGCGAGGTGAAAGCACCCAAGGTCTATGTGGCCGATACGGGTTTGCTGCACAGCCTGTTACGCATTGGCGCCGGCGATGATTTGCTGGCGCACCCCAAATGTGGGGCATCCTGGGAAGGTTTTATGCTGCACCAGGTGCTGCGGCGCACCGGCGCCCAGCGTGGCGAATACTTCTTCTGGGGGGTCCATTCCGGTGCCGAGTTGGATCTGCTGGTGATCAAGGACGGGCGCCGCCTCGGCTTCGAGATCAAACTGACGAGGTCCCCGGCCGTTACGCCGTCGATGCGGTCGGCGCGCGAGCAGTTGCGGCTGGACCATCTCTATGTGATCTGCCATGGGGATGGCGCCTCCTGGCCGCTGGCCGAGGGCATCGACGCCGTACCCGCCGCCTGCCTGGCTGGGCCGCAATGGCCCTGGGCGGCTATTCCCTAA
- the rpmE gene encoding 50S ribosomal protein L31 — protein MKEGIHPAYRDTKVVCSCGNQFSTRSTLGKDLHVEVCSACHPFYTGKQKIVDTGGRVDKFRRKYGR, from the coding sequence ATGAAAGAAGGCATTCATCCCGCGTATCGCGACACCAAGGTCGTTTGCAGTTGCGGTAATCAGTTCAGCACCCGCTCCACCTTGGGCAAGGACCTACACGTGGAAGTCTGCTCCGCCTGCCACCCCTTCTATACCGGCAAGCAGAAGATCGTGGACACCGGCGGACGCGTGGACAAGTTCCGTCGCAAATACGGCCGCTGA
- a CDS encoding thermonuclease family protein: MPRRIPVFLLLVMGFHPFAAWSACLLPAQSESARATQVIDGDTLELKDETRVRLIGIDTPEIGRDGKADDPGSRQATAALRDMLAASGWRVRLVADGEGRDRYGRRLAHLFDDQGRNISEQLIALGLAYQSPFPSNPKFLDCYKEAEDKARLAKRGLWSRPPLEASRIKSSTAGFERIAGRVKSVGPYRDGLRLRLEGGLELLIHAEDLSYFDTAQLNRLTGQRLEVHGWISRHQGQPRMRLRHPAAIISPTL; this comes from the coding sequence ATGCCAAGGCGCATCCCGGTGTTTTTGCTATTGGTGATGGGGTTCCACCCCTTCGCCGCCTGGTCCGCTTGTCTCCTTCCCGCCCAATCCGAGTCCGCCCGCGCCACCCAGGTCATCGATGGCGATACCCTGGAACTCAAGGATGAAACCCGGGTGCGCCTCATTGGGATCGATACCCCCGAGATTGGCCGCGATGGCAAGGCTGACGATCCCGGCTCCCGCCAGGCCACCGCCGCCCTGCGTGACATGCTCGCCGCAAGCGGCTGGCGCGTGCGCCTCGTCGCCGATGGCGAAGGCCGCGACCGCTATGGCCGCCGTCTCGCCCACCTCTTCGACGACCAGGGGCGCAATATCAGCGAGCAATTGATAGCGCTTGGCTTGGCCTACCAAAGCCCTTTCCCGTCCAACCCGAAATTCCTGGACTGCTACAAGGAGGCGGAGGACAAGGCCCGCCTAGCCAAGCGCGGCCTCTGGAGCCGTCCGCCCCTGGAGGCCAGCCGGATCAAATCCTCCACGGCCGGCTTTGAGCGCATCGCCGGGCGGGTCAAGTCCGTCGGCCCTTACCGTGACGGCCTGCGCCTCAGGCTGGAGGGCGGGCTGGAATTGCTGATCCATGCGGAGGATCTGTCCTATTTCGATACCGCGCAACTCAACCGGCTGACGGGCCAGCGCCTGGAAGTCCACGGCTGGATTAGTCGTCACCAGGGCCAGCCGCGCATGCGACTTCGCCACCCCGCCGCCATCATCTCGCCAACGCTATAA
- the queA gene encoding tRNA preQ1(34) S-adenosylmethionine ribosyltransferase-isomerase QueA, whose amino-acid sequence MKRSDFHFDLPPELIAQRPLARRGASRLLCLDGPSGRVEDRLFAALPDLLRPGDLLVFNDTRVMRARLFGRKESGGRLEILVERLLGPDQVLAHVRASKSPKPGSRLRLESGAALECLGREGELFHLRALDADFPALMERHGHMPLPPYIQRPDEVADLERYQTLYARRLGAVAAPTAGLHFDAEMLARLAAQGIASAHVTLHVGAGTFQPVRVEDLDEHPMHAEWLEVDEGVCAQVEQARARGGRVVAVGTTSVRSLETAAAPGTLAPYRGETRLFIRPGYRFQVVDAMITNFHLPESTLLMLVSSFSGYPAIMAAYRHAVSEGYRFFSYGDAMFLTRRD is encoded by the coding sequence ATGAAACGCTCGGACTTCCACTTTGATCTACCGCCGGAACTCATCGCCCAGAGGCCCCTGGCGCGGCGCGGGGCCAGCCGGCTCCTCTGTCTGGACGGCCCGAGCGGCCGGGTAGAGGACCGGCTTTTCGCCGCGCTACCGGACCTGCTACGGCCGGGCGACCTGCTGGTCTTCAATGACACGCGCGTCATGCGCGCCCGCCTGTTCGGCCGCAAGGAGAGCGGTGGGCGCCTGGAGATCCTGGTGGAGCGCCTGCTGGGGCCGGACCAGGTCCTGGCCCATGTCCGTGCCAGCAAGTCGCCCAAGCCCGGGAGCCGGCTGCGGCTGGAGTCGGGCGCTGCCCTGGAATGCCTGGGCCGGGAGGGCGAACTCTTCCATCTGCGGGCCCTGGACGCGGACTTTCCCGCCCTCATGGAACGGCACGGCCACATGCCCCTGCCCCCCTACATCCAGCGCCCGGACGAGGTGGCGGACCTGGAGCGCTACCAGACCCTTTACGCCCGCCGCCTGGGGGCGGTGGCCGCCCCCACCGCCGGCCTGCACTTCGACGCGGAGATGCTGGCGCGGCTGGCGGCCCAGGGCATCGCCTCCGCCCACGTCACCCTGCACGTCGGCGCCGGCACCTTTCAGCCGGTGCGGGTGGAGGACCTGGACGAACACCCCATGCACGCGGAGTGGCTGGAGGTGGACGAGGGCGTGTGCGCCCAGGTCGAGCAGGCCCGCGCCCGGGGCGGCCGGGTGGTGGCGGTGGGCACGACCAGCGTGCGCAGCCTGGAGACCGCCGCCGCCCCGGGCACCCTCGCCCCCTATCGCGGCGAGACCCGGCTCTTCATCCGGCCCGGCTACCGCTTCCAGGTGGTGGACGCCATGATTACCAACTTTCACCTGCCCGAGTCCACCCTCCTGATGCTGGTCTCCTCCTTCAGCGGCTATCCGGCCATTATGGCCGCCTACCGCCATGCGGTTAGCGAGGGCTACCGCTTCTTCAGCTACGGCGATGCCATGTTCCTGACCCGGCGGGATTAG
- a CDS encoding fibronectin type III domain-containing protein codes for MSSHYGWPLRGSKTLGFLAAFLLVLAGTGQNPRPVSAAEPYPADFDPFYDLPLPPAWRDTADFATTAEALREQVATAGQARVWVDLRLPAVEPDRLDAAQGTQWKQDQAAAGADLLDSLPDGSYQRLEEQPGVNRHVRFGTAAGVADGAPSLTLEVGEAALAGLMASALVAEVQASSGDARIAAGYSHSLYLGSDGSLWAWGSNAFGQLGDGTTTDRATPTQVLTDVAAITAGYYHTLALKTDGSLWAWGYNGSGQLGDGTTTDRATPIQVLTEVANLAAGGSHTLAFKTNASLWAWGDNSSGQLGDGTTTNRTTPTQVLTGVAAMAAGYEHTLALKINGSLWAWGANYYGQLGDGTTTDRATPTQVLTGVTNLAAGQYHSLALKTEGSLLTWGYNGSGQLGDGTTTNHATPTLVLTGVTNLAAGQYHTLALLKIDGSLWAWGYNYFGQLGDGTTTDRTAPTQVLAGVVNLAAGGLHTLALKTDGSLWAWGYNEYGQLGDGTTTDRATPTLVTAIAIDPPAAPTDLGAQAVPPTGINLTWTDASDNELGFEVERRSGTGAWTPMTTTGANTTEYADAGLSDDVTYGYRVRAYNTAGASAYTPEVTATLPLNAPSGLGANAVSDTRIDLTWTDNSAGETAYRLERKTGTNGTWAEIATLGPNVTTYADTGLASPVTYVYRVRAANTVGYSDYSNEATATTLILVTATAEANGSISPASQTVAHGATTTFTVTPNTGYIASVTGCGGSLVDTTYTTGPITATCAVNATFTPISYTVTASAGANGTISPASQTVAHGATTTFTVTPDTGYSIGTVSGCEGSLSGATYTTGAITGDCAVNATFTPISYTVTASAGANGTISPASRTVAHGATTTFTVTPNTGYIASVTGCGGSLSGTTYTTDPITATCAVNATFTPISYPVTASAGANGTISPASQTVAHGATTTFTVTPNTGYIASVTGCGGSLSGTTYTTDPITATCAVNATFTRISYTVTASAGANGTISPASRTVAHGATTTFTVTPIRVTSPASRVAAAVCPAPPTPPIPSPPPARSTPPLPRSATPSPPAPGPTAPSARPAGRWPTALPPPSPLPPIRVTSPASRVAAAVCPAPPTPPIPSPPPARSTPPLPRSATPSPPAPGPTAPSARPAGRWPTALPPPSPLPPIRVTSPASRVAAAVCPAPPTPPIPSPPPARSTPPLPRSATPSPPAPGPTAPSARPAGRWPTALPPPSPLPPIRVTSPASRVAAAVCPAPPTPPIPSPPPARSTPPLPRSATPSPPAPGPTAPSARPAGRWPTALPPPSPLPPIRVTSPASRVAAAVCPAPPTPPIPSPPPARSTPPLPRSATPSPPAPGPTAPSARPAGRWPMAPPPASPSRPTPATALAR; via the coding sequence ATGTCCAGTCATTACGGTTGGCCGTTGCGGGGTTCAAAAACCCTTGGTTTTCTGGCGGCCTTCCTGCTGGTGCTGGCCGGTACCGGCCAGAACCCCCGGCCGGTCAGTGCCGCGGAACCCTATCCCGCCGATTTCGATCCCTTCTACGACTTGCCACTGCCACCGGCCTGGCGGGATACCGCAGACTTCGCTACCACCGCGGAGGCCTTGCGGGAGCAGGTTGCTACCGCCGGCCAGGCCCGGGTCTGGGTGGACCTGCGCCTGCCCGCTGTCGAACCCGACCGCCTGGACGCGGCCCAAGGCACCCAGTGGAAGCAAGACCAGGCGGCGGCCGGGGCGGATTTGCTCGATAGCCTCCCCGATGGCAGCTACCAGCGCCTGGAGGAGCAACCGGGGGTCAACCGCCACGTCCGGTTCGGCACGGCTGCAGGGGTGGCGGACGGCGCGCCTAGCCTCACCCTGGAGGTGGGCGAGGCCGCACTGGCAGGACTCATGGCCTCCGCCCTGGTAGCTGAGGTGCAGGCCAGTTCTGGGGATGCTCGGATCGCTGCTGGGTATTCCCACAGCTTGTATCTCGGGTCCGACGGCAGCCTCTGGGCCTGGGGCTCTAACGCTTTCGGGCAACTGGGTGACGGGACGACCACGGATCGTGCCACGCCCACCCAGGTCCTCACCGACGTTGCCGCCATCACCGCCGGGTATTATCACACCCTGGCCCTCAAGACCGACGGCAGCCTCTGGGCCTGGGGCTATAACGGCTCCGGACAACTGGGCGACGGGACGACCACGGATCGTGCCACGCCCATCCAGGTCCTCACTGAGGTCGCCAACCTGGCCGCTGGGGGTTCTCACACTCTCGCCTTCAAGACCAACGCCAGCCTTTGGGCCTGGGGCGATAACTCATCCGGACAACTGGGCGACGGGACGACCACGAATCGAACCACGCCTACCCAGGTCCTCACCGGAGTTGCCGCCATGGCCGCCGGGTATGAGCACACCCTGGCCCTCAAGATCAACGGCAGCCTCTGGGCCTGGGGCGCGAACTATTATGGGCAACTGGGGGACGGGACGACCACGGATCGTGCCACGCCCACCCAGGTCCTCACCGGGGTCACCAACCTGGCCGCCGGGCAATATCACAGCCTCGCCCTCAAGACCGAAGGCAGCCTCTTGACCTGGGGCTATAACGGCTCCGGACAACTGGGCGACGGGACGACCACGAATCATGCCACGCCCACCCTGGTCCTCACCGGGGTTACCAACCTGGCCGCCGGGCAATATCACACCCTGGCCCTCCTCAAGATCGACGGCAGCCTCTGGGCCTGGGGCTATAACTATTTCGGGCAACTGGGCGACGGGACGACTACAGATCGCACTGCGCCCACCCAGGTCCTGGCCGGGGTCGTCAACCTGGCCGCCGGGGGTCTTCACACCCTGGCCCTCAAGACCGACGGCAGCCTCTGGGCCTGGGGCTATAACGAATACGGGCAACTGGGCGATGGGACGACCACGGATCGTGCCACGCCCACCCTGGTGACTGCCATTGCCATAGACCCGCCGGCCGCACCCACCGACCTCGGGGCCCAAGCCGTTCCACCGACCGGCATTAACTTAACTTGGACGGATGCCAGCGACAACGAACTGGGCTTCGAGGTCGAACGGCGCAGCGGCACGGGGGCCTGGACCCCGATGACGACCACGGGAGCCAATACGACCGAATACGCCGATGCCGGTCTGAGCGATGACGTGACTTATGGTTACCGGGTGCGGGCCTACAACACGGCGGGCGCCTCCGCTTACACCCCGGAAGTGACTGCGACCCTGCCGCTCAACGCGCCCAGCGGCCTGGGTGCGAACGCCGTCTCCGACACCCGCATCGACCTGACCTGGACCGATAACAGCGCCGGCGAAACCGCCTATCGCCTCGAGCGCAAGACCGGCACCAATGGCACCTGGGCCGAGATCGCCACCCTGGGCCCAAACGTCACCACCTACGCCGACACCGGTCTCGCGTCCCCGGTCACCTATGTCTATCGGGTCCGCGCCGCCAACACGGTGGGCTATTCCGACTATTCCAACGAGGCGACGGCCACCACCCTAATTCTCGTCACCGCCACGGCGGAGGCCAATGGCAGCATCAGCCCGGCCAGCCAGACGGTGGCCCACGGCGCCACCACCACCTTCACCGTCACCCCCAATACGGGCTACATCGCCAGCGTCACGGGTTGCGGCGGCAGCCTGGTCGACACCACCTACACCACCGGTCCCATCACCGCCACCTGCGCGGTCAACGCCACCTTTACCCCGATCAGCTACACCGTCACCGCCAGCGCCGGGGCCAACGGCACCATCAGCCCGGCCAGCCAGACGGTGGCCCACGGCGCTACCACCACCTTCACCGTCACGCCCGACACCGGCTACAGCATTGGCACAGTAAGTGGCTGCGAGGGCAGCCTGTCCGGCGCCACCTACACCACCGGTGCCATCACCGGCGACTGCGCGGTCAACGCCACCTTTACCCCGATCAGCTACACCGTCACCGCCAGCGCCGGGGCCAACGGCACCATCAGCCCGGCCAGCCGGACGGTGGCCCACGGCGCTACCACCACCTTCACCGTTACCCCCAATACGGGTTACATCGCCAGCGTCACGGGTTGCGGCGGCAGTCTGTCCGGCACCACCTACACCACCGATCCCATCACCGCCACCTGCGCGGTCAACGCCACCTTTACCCCGATCAGCTACCCCGTCACCGCCAGCGCCGGGGCCAACGGCACCATCAGCCCGGCCAGCCAGACGGTGGCCCACGGCGCTACCACCACCTTCACCGTTACCCCCAATACGGGTTACATCGCCAGCGTCACGGGTTGCGGCGGCAGTCTGTCCGGCACCACCTACACCACCGATCCCATCACCGCCACCTGCGCGGTCAACGCCACCTTTACCCGGATCAGCTACACCGTCACCGCCAGCGCCGGGGCCAACGGCACCATCAGCCCGGCCAGCCGGACGGTGGCCCACGGCGCTACCACCACCTTCACCGTTACCCCAATACGGGTTACATCGCCAGCGTCACGGGTTGCGGCGGCAGTCTGTCCGGCACCACCTACACCACCGATCCCATCACCGCCACCTGCGCGGTCAACGCCACCTTTACCCCGATCAGCTACACCGTCACCGCCAGCGCCGGGGCCAACGGCACCATCAGCCCGGCCAGCCGGACGGTGGCCCACGGCGCTACCACCACCTTCACCGTTACCCCCAATACGGGTTACATCGCCAGCGTCACGGGTTGCGGCGGCAGTCTGTCCGGCACCACCTACACCACCGATCCCATCACCGCCACCTGCGCGGTCAACGCCACCTTTACCCCGATCAGCTACACCGTCACCGCCAGCGCCGGGGCCAACGGCACCATCAGCCCGGCCAGCCGGACGGTGGCCCACGGCGCTACCACCACCTTCACCGTTACCCCCAATACGGGTTACATCGCCAGCGTCACGGGTTGCGGCGGCAGTCTGTCCGGCACCACCTACACCACCGATCCCATCACCGCCACCTGCGCGGTCAACGCCACCTTTACCCCGATCAGCTACACCGTCACCGCCAGCGCCGGGGCCAACGGCACCATCAGCCCGGCCAGCCGGACGGTGGCCCACGGCGCTACCACCACCTTCACCGTTACCCCCAATACGGGTTACATCGCCAGCGTCACGGGTTGCGGCGGCAGTCTGTCCGGCACCACCTACACCACCGATCCCATCACCGCCACCTGCGCGGTCAACGCCACCTTTACCCCGATCAGCTACACCGTCACCGCCAGCGCCGGGGCCAACGGCACCATCAGCCCGGCCAGCCGGACGGTGGCCCACGGCGCTACCACCACCTTCACCGTTACCCCCAATACGGGTTACATCGCCAGCGTCACGGGTTGCGGCGGCAGTCTGTCCGGCACCACCTACACCACCGATCCCATCACCGCCACCTGCGCGGTCAACGCCACCTTTACCCCGATCAGCTACACCGTCACCGCCAGCGCCGGGGCCAACGGCACCATCAGCCCGGCCAGCCGGACGGTGGCCCATGGCGCCACCACCAGCTTCACCGTCACGCCCGACACCGGCTACAGCATTGGCACGGTAA
- a CDS encoding helix-turn-helix transcriptional regulator, translating to MPLANRPLSPIARQALRLLGSLIEEGRLRKGWSREMLAERIGVGALTLRRVIRSEPGVAIGTYFEAAALLDIPLFGQDSTRALDQELARQRELLALLPTRIQRRLLWRRPFLNPYCLEGYLDGVAIPDL from the coding sequence ATGCCCCTTGCGAACCGGCCACTTTCCCCCATCGCCCGCCAAGCCCTGCGGCTCCTGGGTAGCCTGATCGAGGAAGGCCGCCTCCGCAAAGGCTGGTCGCGCGAGATGCTGGCCGAGCGCATCGGCGTGGGGGCTCTCACCCTCCGGCGGGTCATCCGCAGTGAGCCGGGCGTCGCCATCGGCACCTATTTCGAGGCGGCCGCGCTGCTGGACATCCCGCTGTTCGGCCAGGATTCGACGCGGGCGCTGGACCAGGAGTTGGCCCGCCAGCGGGAGTTGCTGGCGCTATTGCCCACGCGCATCCAGCGACGGTTACTCTGGCGGCGGCCGTTTCTCAACCCCTATTGTCTGGAGGGCTATCTGGACGGGGTCGCGATCCCCGATCTATAA
- a CDS encoding transposase has product MSKHSTKAGRSAQFEAPKVHFDAAGPALTSQGGLAPVIQFLSHLGFRALFRQQVDHERSANAVYSLGDAAVLVMIGLIGGARSLRQCVALWSNQVLRRLAGWPRVPDETTLGRLFKAGRDRHVSELETLNHVLRQRVWARAARAGRSRIWHRDAEVDRRRFHRQDRSWSPGRGGQGLQPASTRRPVLSPAAAFCTATKEIVQAWLRTGSAYTSNGIVAFMEQLCAQFPAHQRLVLRADSGFFDGALLEFLEQRGHGYLIKVKLRNLEFLLAQHA; this is encoded by the coding sequence ATGAGCAAACATAGCACAAAAGCCGGCCGGTCGGCGCAGTTCGAAGCCCCCAAGGTCCACTTTGATGCGGCGGGCCCGGCCCTCACCAGTCAGGGGGGGCTGGCCCCAGTGATCCAGTTCCTCAGCCACCTCGGCTTCAGGGCGCTGTTTCGTCAGCAGGTGGACCATGAGCGAAGCGCGAATGCCGTTTATAGCCTGGGCGATGCCGCCGTGCTGGTGATGATCGGCCTGATCGGCGGTGCCCGCAGCCTCCGCCAGTGCGTCGCCCTGTGGAGCAATCAGGTGTTGCGACGCCTGGCGGGCTGGCCACGGGTGCCGGATGAAACCACCCTCGGGCGGCTGTTCAAGGCGGGCCGCGACCGCCACGTCAGTGAACTGGAGACCCTGAATCATGTCCTGCGCCAGCGGGTGTGGGCGCGGGCCGCACGGGCCGGGCGCTCGCGCATTTGGCATCGTGACGCAGAAGTGGATCGACGTCGATTCCACCGTCAAGACCGTTCATGGTCGCCAGGAAGGGGTGGCCAAGGGCTACAACCCGCATCAACGCGGCGCCCTGTCCTATCACCCGCTGCTGCCTTCTGCACCGCGACCAAGGAAATTGTCCAGGCCTGGCTGCGCACCGGCAGCGCCTACACCAGCAACGGCATCGTCGCCTTCATGGAACAGTTGTGCGCCCAGTTTCCGGCGCACCAACGCCTGGTGCTGCGCGCCGACAGCGGCTTCTTCGATGGCGCGCTGCTCGAGTTCCTGGAGCAGCGCGGCCATGGTTACCTCATCAAGGTCAAGTTACGTAACCTGGAATTTCTGCTAGCCCAACACGCCTAG
- a CDS encoding pilus assembly protein PilM, with protein MFSLGFGRKKAPLLGLDIGSTAVKLIELSQAGAGSAHTYQVESCALEPLPPGAIAERKIADPQLVGEAIRKAVARSGSRAKAAAVAMPGAAAITKVITLPAGLVDEEMENQITMDADQYIPYPLEEVDIDFTVLGPAVTPGEVDVLLAAARHEIAINLIIALEIAGLKASIIDVEPYALENACILALGAQGQGQTIAIADIGADAMRIQVMRQGRTLFTREQGFAAAQLFEEVQHRYDLTPEEARRRVIEKDLPASFASEVRDPFSAALAQQIGRALQFFYSSTASRSADQILLAGGVAGLPGLDRVIGESLGITAYIANPFIHMTLGPKVGIQLIHRQGPALAVAVGLALRGFD; from the coding sequence ATGTTCAGCCTTGGCTTTGGCCGCAAGAAGGCGCCGCTCCTGGGATTGGATATCGGCTCGACCGCCGTCAAGCTGATCGAACTCTCCCAAGCCGGGGCCGGTTCCGCCCACACCTACCAGGTGGAAAGCTGCGCGCTCGAACCCTTACCGCCCGGCGCCATCGCCGAGAGAAAGATCGCCGACCCCCAGTTGGTGGGCGAGGCCATCCGCAAGGCGGTCGCCCGCTCCGGGAGCCGCGCCAAGGCCGCCGCCGTCGCCATGCCCGGTGCCGCCGCCATCACCAAGGTCATCACCTTGCCCGCCGGTCTCGTCGACGAGGAGATGGAAAATCAAATCACGATGGACGCGGACCAATATATCCCTTACCCCCTGGAAGAAGTCGATATCGATTTTACCGTGCTGGGCCCCGCGGTTACCCCGGGTGAAGTGGATGTGCTGCTCGCCGCGGCCCGGCACGAAATCGCCATCAACCTGATCATTGCCCTGGAAATCGCGGGTCTCAAGGCGAGCATTATCGATGTGGAGCCCTACGCCCTCGAGAACGCCTGTATTCTGGCCCTCGGTGCCCAAGGCCAGGGCCAGACCATCGCTATCGCCGACATCGGCGCGGACGCCATGCGCATTCAGGTGATGCGCCAGGGCCGCACCCTCTTTACCCGCGAGCAAGGCTTTGCCGCCGCCCAGTTGTTCGAGGAAGTTCAGCACCGCTATGACCTGACCCCCGAGGAGGCCCGGCGCCGCGTCATCGAGAAGGATCTGCCCGCGTCCTTTGCCAGCGAGGTGCGTGACCCCTTTTCGGCCGCCCTGGCCCAACAAATCGGCCGGGCCCTGCAGTTCTTTTATTCCTCCACCGCCTCCAGGTCGGCGGATCAGATTCTCCTCGCCGGGGGCGTGGCCGGACTCCCTGGTCTCGATCGGGTGATCGGGGAGAGCCTGGGGATCACGGCCTACATCGCCAACCCCTTTATCCATATGACGCTGGGGCCCAAGGTTGGGATCCAGTTGATCCACCGCCAGGGTCCCGCTCTGGCCGTCGCCGTTGGCCTGGCCTTGCGCGGGTTCGACTAG